The Fodinibius saliphilus genome has a segment encoding these proteins:
- a CDS encoding L-lactate dehydrogenase, with the protein MIQKQSVAIIGTGNVGVAAAYALFNQRIVSEIILVDLDDEKAEGEAMDLMHGQLLVGNVKVRSGTYEDLTDSQVIVVTAGVGQNSPDESRLELLNRNASVFRDIISNLDKYAPNAILIIATNPVDILTYVSQQLSSRNPHKILGTGTLLDTARFRALLGQYYNIDPRSVHAYILGEHGDSEVPIWSQANIGGKPIINNTIMSKSYDKETLDQLFIKAKNAAYQIIEKKGYTNLAIGVVIARIVDGILANEKSVIPISVSWDGEYGITDVCMSIQSVIGVDGVKGVVTPKISDQEIAGLKKSATILKESLSAISIN; encoded by the coding sequence ATGATTCAAAAACAATCAGTTGCTATAATAGGTACCGGAAATGTAGGAGTTGCCGCAGCATATGCCCTTTTCAATCAGCGCATTGTCAGCGAAATTATTTTAGTAGATCTGGATGATGAAAAAGCAGAAGGAGAAGCTATGGATCTTATGCATGGCCAGCTGTTGGTGGGAAATGTGAAGGTTCGCTCTGGAACTTATGAAGATCTTACCGATTCTCAAGTTATTGTAGTTACCGCAGGCGTGGGGCAAAACTCACCGGATGAATCTCGCCTCGAGCTATTAAACAGAAACGCCTCAGTTTTTAGAGATATCATTTCAAATCTTGATAAATATGCTCCTAATGCAATTCTTATTATCGCAACCAATCCTGTTGATATCTTAACATATGTCTCACAACAATTGAGCTCCCGAAATCCACATAAAATTCTGGGAACAGGCACCCTGTTGGATACGGCACGATTTCGTGCACTACTAGGTCAATACTATAATATCGATCCTAGATCAGTCCATGCTTATATTTTGGGTGAACATGGTGATTCAGAGGTTCCAATTTGGAGTCAGGCAAATATTGGAGGAAAACCCATAATAAACAATACCATCATGTCTAAATCGTATGACAAAGAAACGCTAGATCAATTGTTTATTAAAGCGAAGAATGCAGCTTACCAGATCATTGAAAAAAAAGGTTATACTAATTTGGCTATTGGCGTTGTAATTGCGCGAATTGTAGATGGGATATTGGCAAACGAAAAAAGTGTAATTCCAATTAGTGTCTCCTGGGATGGGGAATACGGGATTACAGATGTGTGCATGAGTATTCAGAGTGTTATTGGCGTTGATGGGGTTAAGGGAGTTGTAACACCAAAAATATCGGACCAAGAAATAGCCGGACTTAAAAAATCAGCAACCATCTTAAAAGAAAGCCTTTCAGCAATATCAATAAATTGA
- a CDS encoding helix-turn-helix transcriptional regulator, producing the protein MNSSERRMKLILMLQQSNSRITVDTIAEKFDISRRTVFRDFNALSEMNVPVTHDKYKGYGILPNYKIPPLMFTSKELATIMVGLNFVKSQVDKRLIDDAKGVELKIKEVIPDDLRDFMESIEERTVVDPYMNFGADKMEGGDWYIISNAISQNQAIKFNYRSRSGEETTSRKIDPYLIVFYRDHWNVIGHSHKREAVRNFVLDRMSDIQLLDEDFVPYGKIDVKALIFRSDGKSHKIEVNVHKSIEKRFKANLPANILKKKEINPNFIRCGFTFDNLDFINEWLLQFANDIKIVKPDLLIEKRNRLLQSMIDN; encoded by the coding sequence ATGAATAGCTCTGAACGACGGATGAAACTCATCCTTATGCTTCAACAATCCAACAGTCGAATAACAGTAGACACCATTGCAGAAAAGTTTGATATAAGCAGGCGGACGGTCTTTCGTGATTTCAATGCCCTCTCTGAGATGAACGTTCCCGTAACGCACGACAAATATAAAGGCTATGGGATTTTACCTAATTATAAAATCCCCCCTCTTATGTTTACCTCAAAAGAACTTGCTACCATTATGGTCGGGCTTAATTTTGTAAAATCCCAGGTGGACAAAAGGTTGATTGATGATGCAAAAGGAGTTGAATTAAAAATAAAAGAGGTCATTCCTGATGACCTTAGAGATTTTATGGAATCGATCGAAGAGCGTACGGTTGTTGATCCATACATGAATTTTGGGGCAGACAAAATGGAGGGCGGTGATTGGTATATTATCAGTAATGCAATTTCTCAAAATCAAGCAATTAAATTTAACTACCGGTCAAGATCCGGAGAAGAAACTACGAGTAGAAAAATTGATCCCTATCTTATTGTTTTCTATCGCGATCACTGGAATGTGATTGGCCACTCCCACAAAAGAGAAGCTGTTCGAAATTTCGTGCTGGATCGCATGTCTGATATCCAACTTTTAGACGAAGATTTTGTCCCATATGGCAAAATCGACGTAAAAGCCCTTATTTTTCGTTCTGACGGGAAATCCCACAAAATAGAGGTAAATGTACACAAGTCGATAGAAAAGCGCTTTAAAGCCAATTTGCCGGCTAATATTTTAAAGAAAAAAGAGATAAATCCTAATTTTATTCGGTGCGGGTTTACTTTCGACAATTTGGACTTCATCAATGAGTGGCTACTCCAATTTGCAAATGATATTAAAATAGTTAAGCCAGATCTTTTAATAGAAAAAAGAAATAGATTATTACAATCTATGATTGATAATTAA
- a CDS encoding 16S rRNA (guanine(527)-N(7))-methyltransferase RsmG, whose amino-acid sequence MEHHNISTKPVSRETFDRTDQIISKYNEQIELYLERLLWWNKRVNLVSRNVSRGTILNHIQHSLLLSQLDVFKEAKLIVDAGTGGGLPGIPLAITHSDKHMVLNDLVTKKCMAMKQMAQKISLTNIGIIDGSIENIQQEEPFLLISKHAFKINNLFQMTAHLPWRKMVLYKGTSFEEELQEISPSLDIQCYDLSSYSEFYTGKALVVVNR is encoded by the coding sequence GTGGAACATCACAATATTTCGACAAAACCCGTTTCACGTGAAACATTTGATCGTACTGATCAGATCATCAGTAAATATAATGAGCAGATTGAACTCTATCTTGAACGCCTACTTTGGTGGAACAAGCGCGTCAACCTCGTAAGCCGCAATGTTTCACGTGGAACAATATTAAACCATATACAGCATTCCCTGCTACTATCCCAACTTGATGTCTTTAAAGAAGCCAAGTTAATTGTTGATGCGGGAACCGGTGGCGGACTCCCGGGCATACCGCTTGCCATCACTCACTCCGATAAACACATGGTACTTAATGATTTAGTAACCAAGAAATGCATGGCCATGAAGCAGATGGCACAGAAAATATCCCTGACAAACATCGGAATTATTGATGGATCAATAGAAAACATTCAACAAGAGGAACCTTTTTTATTGATTTCAAAGCACGCCTTTAAGATCAATAATCTATTCCAGATGACGGCCCACCTGCCCTGGAGAAAAATGGTGCTATACAAAGGGACCTCGTTTGAGGAAGAACTTCAAGAAATATCCCCTTCCCTTGATATTCAATGCTATGACCTCTCAAGCTATTCCGAGTTTTATACGGGTAAAGCCCTGGTGGTAGTCAACCGGTAA
- the mnmG gene encoding tRNA uridine-5-carboxymethylaminomethyl(34) synthesis enzyme MnmG, giving the protein MNSLYPHYDVIVVGAGHAGSEAAGAAAEIGAKTLLITMNLDAIAKMSCNPAIGGVAKGQLVKEIDALGGLMGKVADRSGVQFRILNTSKGPAMWSPRCQSDRALYSKTMREELEKKENLHFRQDNVVDVLTTDNGKKATGVRTATGQTFEAQSVILTTGTFGNGLMHIGDTNFGGGRSGERASIGISAALEDLGFEVGRLKTGTPPRIDGRSIDLDQLQIQYGDEEPTAFSFMTDSLPTREEQLTCWIGDTNEEVHDVLRSGFDRSPMFNGTIESTGPRYCPSIEDKINRFSDKDSHQLFLEPEGWNTYEMYLNGFSTSLPEDVQYKALRTIPGFEDAVMLRPGYAIEYDYFPPYQIRRSMETKITDGLFFAGQINGTTGYEEAACQGLMAGINAARKVEGKDEFILKRSEAYIGVLIDDLITKGTEEPYRMFTSRAEHRILLRQDNADLRLTELGHKIGLTSEKRFEQYKEKKESIDKLHDLLADYTVYPEKMDPMLEVNGTSTLTQPVKAKTLIPRPELSIRNIMEADPELKAKALEITTDELVFEQVEIQIKYAGYIEKEFEMVEEMKKQEDTLIPESLDYDKIESLSAEGKQKMDRIRPETLGQASRISGVSPSDVSVLMVYLKN; this is encoded by the coding sequence ATGAATTCTTTATATCCTCATTACGATGTCATCGTTGTCGGTGCCGGTCACGCCGGAAGTGAAGCCGCCGGTGCAGCTGCAGAAATAGGCGCAAAAACACTTCTTATTACAATGAATCTTGATGCCATCGCAAAGATGTCTTGTAATCCTGCCATTGGTGGTGTTGCAAAAGGTCAGCTTGTAAAAGAGATTGATGCCCTTGGCGGACTGATGGGTAAGGTTGCTGATAGATCAGGCGTTCAGTTTCGGATTTTGAATACCAGTAAAGGACCCGCCATGTGGAGTCCCCGTTGCCAAAGTGACCGCGCTTTATATAGCAAGACCATGCGTGAGGAATTAGAAAAGAAAGAAAACCTTCATTTTCGCCAAGATAATGTTGTTGATGTACTGACCACCGATAACGGAAAAAAAGCTACCGGAGTACGCACTGCAACCGGGCAAACCTTTGAGGCCCAATCAGTTATACTCACCACCGGAACTTTTGGAAATGGCCTTATGCATATAGGTGATACCAACTTTGGTGGTGGACGTTCCGGTGAACGAGCCTCTATTGGAATATCTGCTGCTCTTGAAGATTTGGGCTTCGAGGTAGGACGTCTTAAAACAGGGACACCCCCGCGTATTGATGGGAGATCAATTGATTTGGACCAGCTGCAGATTCAGTATGGTGATGAAGAACCTACGGCTTTCTCCTTCATGACAGACTCCCTGCCGACACGGGAAGAACAACTCACCTGCTGGATTGGCGACACCAATGAAGAAGTCCATGATGTATTGCGATCCGGCTTTGATCGAAGCCCCATGTTTAATGGGACAATCGAATCTACGGGTCCGCGATATTGCCCAAGTATTGAAGACAAAATAAATCGTTTTTCTGATAAAGATAGCCATCAACTTTTCTTAGAACCGGAAGGATGGAATACCTATGAGATGTATCTCAATGGTTTCTCCACCTCTCTTCCAGAGGATGTTCAGTACAAAGCACTCCGTACTATTCCCGGGTTTGAAGATGCCGTAATGCTTAGACCCGGCTATGCTATTGAATATGATTATTTCCCGCCTTATCAAATCCGTAGAAGTATGGAGACGAAAATTACGGATGGCTTGTTTTTTGCGGGACAAATAAACGGTACTACCGGCTATGAAGAAGCCGCTTGCCAGGGATTAATGGCCGGTATCAATGCTGCTCGTAAAGTAGAGGGAAAAGATGAATTTATCCTAAAACGCTCCGAAGCATATATTGGAGTACTCATTGATGACCTTATTACAAAAGGTACTGAAGAACCGTATCGTATGTTTACCTCACGGGCAGAACATCGCATACTGCTTCGACAGGATAACGCTGACCTTCGTCTTACCGAACTTGGGCATAAAATCGGTCTTACTTCCGAAAAACGATTCGAACAGTACAAAGAGAAAAAAGAATCTATTGACAAGCTACATGATCTACTAGCTGACTATACGGTATATCCCGAGAAAATGGACCCAATGCTTGAAGTGAACGGGACCTCTACCCTTACCCAGCCTGTTAAAGCCAAAACCTTGATCCCCCGACCCGAACTTTCGATCCGTAATATCATGGAGGCGGACCCTGAACTTAAAGCGAAGGCCTTAGAAATCACAACCGATGAGCTTGTTTTTGAACAGGTAGAAATACAGATTAAGTACGCGGGATATATTGAAAAGGAATTTGAAATGGTAGAAGAGATGAAAAAACAGGAAGATACCCTTATTCCCGAATCTCTGGATTACGACAAAATTGAGAGTCTTTCTGCCGAAGGAAAACAAAAGATGGATCGTATCCGTCCAGAAACCCTGGGTCAGGCGAGCAGAATTAGCGGCGTAAGCCCCAGCGATGTCTCTGTCCTTATGGTATATCTCAAAAACTAA
- a CDS encoding EVE domain-containing protein, which translates to MKYWIIVASKEHVQAAKEGEFCQACHGKKWPLAKMNTGDGIIFYSSKQKLRSNIFYQKFTAIGFVK; encoded by the coding sequence ATGAAATATTGGATCATTGTCGCTTCTAAAGAGCATGTTCAAGCTGCAAAAGAAGGAGAGTTTTGTCAGGCTTGCCATGGTAAGAAATGGCCCTTAGCAAAAATGAATACTGGTGATGGAATTATCTTTTATTCTTCCAAACAGAAGCTTAGATCCAATATCTTTTATCAAAAGTTTACAGCAATTGGTTTCGTTAAATAG
- a CDS encoding antibiotic biosynthesis monooxygenase, with product MITIDQNEDVFTLINGFYVDPANQKELVDLLIEATDETMSNLPGFISASIHQSGDGERVVNYAQ from the coding sequence ATGATCACCATTGATCAAAATGAAGATGTCTTCACCTTAATTAATGGTTTTTATGTCGATCCGGCCAACCAAAAAGAACTTGTTGATCTACTCATTGAAGCTACCGACGAGACCATGAGCAATCTGCCCGGTTTTATCTCAGCAAGCATTCATCAAAGTGGGGATGGGGAACGGGTAGTCAATTATGCCCAGTGA
- a CDS encoding MarR family winged helix-turn-helix transcriptional regulator produces MVDQQLGYVIKRVQQLLRTRMDEKLDVVGVTTPQYAALSILEEDQGLSNAELARRCFLTPQTMHKIIVGLESKRIG; encoded by the coding sequence ATGGTTGATCAACAGTTAGGATATGTGATTAAACGTGTGCAACAATTGTTGCGCACACGGATGGATGAAAAATTGGATGTTGTTGGAGTAACAACACCTCAATATGCCGCATTAAGTATTTTGGAAGAAGATCAAGGGCTGTCAAATGCTGAATTAGCACGTCGCTGTTTTTTAACGCCCCAAACGATGCACAAAATTATAGTTGGGCTGGAATCAAAAAGGATTGGTTGA
- a CDS encoding serine hydrolase domain-containing protein — protein MCDTLSLRKANHIPGLAAAVVKDQDIAWSTGFGSSHFDTGDGATFKAVTADTPFWIASVTKTFLGLLFLQLEEESVINLHNRINDMPGWDSFCGRLSNSNIIFGENLHCDTAITIWNVLNHTVNGEPGTQFLYNPIMYSRLSRYIEYVYGNPIAAAEGRQNTMARFIQENILGPADMDRTMSSMWQREKALVFFDMAQGFEYSDGGFSRKKHLERHLAGGAGIISTVHDLAKYDIALDTGTLGSDQLMEKLFTPAEAPDGTKLPYAFGWYVQDYKGEKLIWHYGWDEKAGFSALYLKVPERNLTFILLANSEGLWWGNPLDEAKVEKSLFAQLFLSHFVFSTK, from the coding sequence TTGTGCGATACCTTATCTTTGCGAAAGGCGAATCATATTCCGGGCCTTGCTGCTGCCGTGGTTAAAGATCAGGATATTGCATGGTCAACAGGCTTTGGCAGCTCTCATTTTGATACCGGTGATGGCGCAACATTTAAAGCTGTTACGGCTGACACTCCATTCTGGATTGCATCAGTCACGAAAACATTTCTGGGACTACTATTTCTTCAGCTTGAAGAAGAAAGCGTAATTAACCTACACAATAGGATTAACGATATGCCTGGCTGGGACAGTTTTTGCGGGCGGCTTTCAAATTCCAACATTATTTTTGGCGAGAATCTCCACTGTGATACGGCGATCACTATCTGGAACGTCCTCAACCACACCGTCAATGGAGAACCGGGAACCCAGTTTTTATACAATCCCATTATGTATTCCCGGCTTTCCCGCTACATTGAATATGTGTACGGAAATCCGATCGCAGCTGCTGAAGGGCGCCAAAACACCATGGCACGATTTATTCAGGAGAATATTCTGGGACCTGCAGACATGGATCGAACGATGTCCAGCATGTGGCAGCGCGAAAAGGCACTCGTATTTTTTGATATGGCACAAGGATTTGAATATAGCGATGGTGGATTCTCCAGGAAAAAGCACCTGGAACGCCATCTGGCCGGTGGAGCGGGTATCATCTCAACGGTCCATGATCTTGCCAAATATGATATTGCCCTCGACACCGGCACGCTTGGCTCTGATCAGCTAATGGAAAAACTCTTCACGCCCGCAGAGGCTCCCGATGGTACCAAGCTTCCCTATGCATTTGGCTGGTACGTGCAGGATTACAAGGGCGAGAAACTTATCTGGCATTACGGATGGGATGAAAAAGCCGGATTTTCCGCCCTCTATCTGAAAGTGCCTGAACGAAACCTAACCTTCATTTTACTGGCAAACAGCGAAGGATTATGGTGGGGCAATCCACTCGATGAAGCAAAAGTTGAAAAGTCACTTTTCGCACAGTTATTTTTGAGTCATTTTGTCTTCAGCACTAAATAA
- a CDS encoding transposase yields MLQSIEGIGPILALTLMVVTVGDTRLKNPRKLVCYAGVVPFEYSSGRQVSSRRKISHRANKALKKKLHNKLIHRIYAVIKRGTPYVKY; encoded by the coding sequence TTGCTACAAAGTATTGAAGGCATCGGTCCGATCTTGGCCTTAACGCTTATGGTGGTTACCGTGGGGGATACTCGGTTAAAAAATCCTCGAAAACTAGTTTGTTATGCCGGAGTAGTTCCGTTTGAATACAGTTCCGGGCGCCAGGTATCTTCTCGACGGAAAATATCCCATCGGGCGAATAAAGCGTTAAAGAAGAAACTACATAATAAGTTAATCCACCGAATATACGCGGTCATAAAACGAGGAACGCCCTATGTGAAATATTAG
- a CDS encoding low temperature requirement protein A codes for MKPRDPNEEHRQASFLELFFDLCFVVAIAQAAAQLHHAIAEDHVVSGIISFSMVFFAIWWAWMNFTWFASAYDNDDIPFRIATFIQIAGALILAAGVQQGFVNQNFNIIFIGYLVMRVALASLWIRAAFHDPSLKTTNLRYAIGICVAMIGWGIMFAVNYWPFGGFLLMAVVELAVPAWAEYSDPTPWHPEHIAERYGLLTIIVLGESVLAATNAVQIALGEQGAEFYTLLAIIAGGLLILFSFWWLYFSKSAHQFLTSRKIAFLWGYGHYFIFGSVAAVGAGIAVNIDHTTAHTAISDPIASAAITVPVAFFLVMLWIFHIKPHKTGWRHAIPFLLGAAAVLAVNFISSTILITGLITTGVVIYNEIIFRRNRQTV; via the coding sequence ATGAAGCCAAGAGATCCTAATGAAGAACATCGACAAGCCTCATTTTTAGAGTTATTTTTTGATCTTTGTTTTGTCGTAGCCATAGCACAGGCTGCTGCTCAATTACATCATGCCATAGCGGAAGATCACGTTGTGTCCGGAATTATTAGTTTTTCGATGGTTTTCTTTGCTATCTGGTGGGCCTGGATGAACTTTACGTGGTTTGCTTCGGCTTACGACAATGATGATATCCCCTTTCGCATTGCTACATTCATACAAATTGCCGGTGCTTTAATTTTGGCCGCCGGTGTCCAACAGGGATTTGTCAATCAGAATTTCAACATCATCTTTATCGGTTATCTCGTAATGCGGGTTGCTTTAGCAAGCCTTTGGATCAGAGCCGCCTTCCATGATCCTTCGCTAAAGACAACAAATTTACGCTATGCCATTGGGATATGTGTAGCGATGATTGGTTGGGGCATTATGTTTGCAGTTAACTACTGGCCATTTGGGGGTTTTTTATTGATGGCAGTAGTTGAGCTGGCAGTACCAGCGTGGGCTGAATATTCCGATCCGACCCCCTGGCATCCTGAACATATTGCAGAGCGTTACGGTCTGTTAACCATCATTGTATTAGGTGAATCTGTACTCGCTGCTACTAACGCCGTACAAATTGCTCTTGGTGAACAAGGGGCAGAGTTTTATACCCTACTTGCCATAATTGCCGGCGGATTGTTAATACTGTTCTCATTCTGGTGGCTCTATTTCTCCAAATCAGCTCACCAATTCCTTACCTCAAGGAAGATAGCATTTCTATGGGGATATGGTCACTACTTTATTTTTGGATCCGTTGCGGCAGTTGGAGCAGGGATCGCTGTTAACATAGATCACACCACTGCCCACACCGCCATAAGCGATCCAATTGCTTCAGCAGCTATAACAGTACCGGTGGCTTTTTTCCTGGTCATGCTCTGGATATTTCACATTAAACCCCATAAAACAGGTTGGCGACATGCTATTCCTTTTCTGTTGGGTGCGGCAGCAGTTTTGGCCGTGAATTTTATATCCTCAACCATTCTGATAACGGGGTTAATTACAACGGGCGTGGTAATTTATAATGAGATCATTTTCCGTCGAAATCGGCAAACGGTTTAA
- a CDS encoding DsbA family protein, with amino-acid sequence MTIRLLKIEEIANQLDLDVNQFKSDLTQRTFRDLVATQLKEGITHDVEGTPTFFINEEMYYRELNYKELQQAIDNLL; translated from the coding sequence ATGACAATCCGACTCTTAAAAATTGAGGAGATTGCGAATCAACTTGATCTTGATGTTAATCAATTTAAGAGTGATTTGACGCAGCGTACGTTCCGTGATCTCGTTGCTACTCAACTCAAAGAAGGAATAACTCACGATGTTGAAGGGACCCCAACGTTTTTTATCAATGAAGAGATGTATTACAGAGAATTGAATTACAAAGAACTACAACAAGCAATTGACAATCTTTTATAA
- a CDS encoding NADPH-dependent FMN reductase, whose product MVNPDINNDVKILAFAGSLRKGSFNKAVLRAAKELAPESMDIEIFDLQGIPLYNADVEAKGDPKRVAAFKEAIRQADGLLIATPEYNHGVPAVTKNAVDWASRTPKDAPLNKKPVGILGASPGMTGSARGQSQLRQALEASNSYCMPKPEILVFRAHEKFDGNGNLTDEATRKYLGKYLEALHDWVNKFI is encoded by the coding sequence ATGGTAAATCCAGATATCAATAATGACGTAAAAATACTGGCGTTCGCAGGTAGTCTGCGCAAGGGATCTTTTAATAAAGCGGTTTTGAGAGCAGCTAAGGAGCTTGCTCCCGAATCGATGGATATTGAGATTTTTGATCTCCAGGGTATTCCACTTTACAATGCGGATGTGGAAGCCAAAGGCGATCCCAAACGTGTTGCAGCATTTAAAGAAGCTATTCGCCAGGCAGATGGTCTCCTAATTGCAACACCCGAATATAATCATGGCGTACCGGCGGTGACTAAAAATGCAGTCGACTGGGCTTCTCGAACTCCCAAAGATGCTCCGTTAAATAAAAAGCCTGTTGGGATTCTGGGTGCTTCACCAGGAATGACGGGCTCAGCACGCGGTCAGAGTCAACTACGACAAGCGCTTGAAGCTTCCAACTCTTATTGCATGCCAAAACCGGAAATTCTTGTTTTTCGCGCCCATGAAAAATTTGATGGCAACGGAAATCTGACGGACGAAGCCACACGCAAATATCTGGGCAAATACCTGGAGGCACTACATGATTGGGTCAATAAGTTTATCTGA
- a CDS encoding alpha/beta hydrolase, translated as MALFRVDPDNPFNGPHQEANTFEHGASLSRAEAVMIMVHGRGATAKSMFPLADEFAQPDFHYVAPQAQHHRWYPYSFLKPREKNQPGISSGLQLLHDLLEDVNQGGISKEKIILLGFSQGACLATEFTARHPQKLGGVVALSGGLIGPTINQEHYSGSLDKTPVFIGCSDNDPHVPNERIDETEAVFEQLNADVNKQIYKDMGHTISKEEIQVIRGMMANILYDK; from the coding sequence ATGGCGTTATTCCGAGTTGATCCTGACAATCCGTTTAACGGTCCGCATCAAGAAGCTAATACCTTTGAACATGGGGCTTCATTATCACGAGCTGAAGCAGTTATGATTATGGTGCATGGCCGTGGTGCAACAGCTAAAAGTATGTTTCCGCTGGCCGATGAGTTCGCCCAGCCCGATTTTCATTATGTTGCCCCGCAGGCACAGCATCACAGGTGGTATCCGTATTCCTTCTTGAAACCCAGGGAAAAGAATCAGCCGGGCATATCGAGCGGGTTACAACTTTTGCATGACCTTTTGGAAGATGTTAATCAGGGAGGGATCTCCAAAGAGAAGATCATCTTGCTTGGTTTTTCGCAGGGTGCTTGTCTGGCAACTGAATTTACTGCTCGTCACCCACAAAAGCTGGGTGGCGTTGTTGCGTTAAGCGGCGGCCTGATTGGTCCAACGATTAACCAAGAACATTACTCAGGCTCATTGGATAAGACACCTGTTTTCATCGGTTGTAGTGATAATGATCCTCATGTACCCAACGAACGAATAGATGAAACCGAAGCGGTGTTTGAACAACTTAATGCTGATGTTAACAAACAAATTTATAAAGACATGGGACATACTATTAGCAAAGAAGAAATACAGGTAATTCGTGGCATGATGGCGAATATCCTCTATGATAAATGA
- a CDS encoding ring-cleaving dioxygenase gives MEQHHKGIHHITAMAGNAQRNVYFYVKSLGMRMVKKSVNQDDPGTYHLFYGNKQGSPGSGLTFFPWPMARQGKPGLGEAVKVAFAVPGDSIHYWAEHFGEEGIDFDGPYDRFGQQTIGFKDPDRLQLELVFEEQAKKLPGWDQSTVPAKYGIRGFKGTTLRLKQTEPTANVLKNIFGFEETDRSENARLYTTDAPIGGSVIIEEGEDKPSANGRGIIHHVAFRAQDKDEQKKMRKKVINMGLQPSEIIDRHWFHSVYFRSPGGVLFEIATDGPGYAVDEDADKLGQKLILPPWLESRREMIEKRLPEITV, from the coding sequence ATGGAACAGCATCACAAAGGTATTCATCACATTACAGCCATGGCGGGCAATGCGCAACGGAATGTTTATTTCTACGTAAAATCGCTCGGCATGCGGATGGTAAAAAAGTCAGTAAATCAGGATGATCCGGGCACCTATCACCTTTTTTATGGAAATAAACAAGGTTCACCGGGATCCGGTCTCACCTTTTTCCCTTGGCCGATGGCACGACAGGGTAAACCGGGTTTGGGGGAGGCCGTAAAAGTCGCATTCGCTGTGCCTGGAGACTCGATACATTACTGGGCCGAACATTTTGGAGAGGAAGGCATTGACTTTGACGGCCCCTATGACCGGTTTGGACAACAAACAATTGGGTTCAAAGATCCGGATCGTCTGCAACTTGAGCTTGTCTTTGAGGAGCAGGCCAAAAAACTGCCCGGCTGGGATCAAAGTACTGTGCCCGCAAAATATGGTATCCGTGGTTTTAAGGGTACCACGCTACGCCTAAAACAGACCGAACCAACAGCAAATGTCTTGAAAAATATATTTGGTTTCGAGGAAACGGACAGGAGTGAGAACGCCCGTCTATACACAACTGATGCCCCTATCGGCGGTTCAGTTATCATTGAGGAGGGCGAAGATAAACCATCTGCAAATGGTCGGGGGATTATCCATCATGTTGCCTTCCGTGCTCAGGACAAGGATGAGCAAAAAAAGATGAGGAAAAAGGTCATCAACATGGGCTTACAACCTTCGGAGATTATCGACCGCCACTGGTTTCATTCGGTCTACTTTCGGTCTCCTGGCGGGGTATTATTCGAGATTGCAACAGACGGACCCGGCTATGCTGTGGATGAAGATGCCGACAAACTCGGCCAGAAACTCATTCTTCCGCCATGGCTGGAATCCCGACGCGAGATGATTGAAAAACGTCTGCCTGAGATTACGGTATAA